The sequence ACGGGTCGCCGGTGACCTGCTGCTCGCGCACCAGCAGCAGCCCGGCGTTCGCCAGGAAGATCAGGATGACGAGGAGAACCGAGCGTCGGGAAGTCATGACGCGACAGGATATCACACCCCCCGCGCCCCTGAAACCGCCGCTTGTCGGCCGGCGGGAGCTCATAGTATGATGACCGCGCTGGACAGTCATTCTTGACCGGAGGATCCGATGCTCACGTTTTCCGACTTTTTCAAGCACCTGGAAGGGTTTCCCTGCCCCGAACTGTTCGAACAACACATCCGCGGGTTCGAAGACCTCACCTACGTCTGGGACATCCTGAAACGCATCCAGCAGGGATTCGTCGGAAAAATGGTCGAGCCGCAGATCCTGGGTATCGTCGAGGACGGTGCCTGGCTGAAGGGCGAGGATATCTTCATCGGCCGGAACACGAAAGTCCAGGCCGGCGCCATGATCATCGGCCCCGCCATCATCGGCAACAACGTCGAGATCCGTCACGGCGCGTATATCCGCGGCCATGTGATCATCGGCGACAATGCCGTCGTCGGCCATGCATCCGAACTGGGGAGGTCGATACTGTTGCCCGACGCCAAGGCGCCGCATTTCAACTACGTCGGCGACTCGATTCTCGGAAGCCACGTGAACCTCGGGGCCGGCACCAAGCTGTCGAATCTCAAGAACGACGGCACCGAGGTGAAGGTCATGGCCGCGGGCACCGGCTACAAGACCGGCATGCGGAAGTTCGGGGCCATCCTCGGCGACGGTTGCATGCTGGGCTGCAACAGCGTCACCAATCCCGGCACCGTCATGGCGCCCGGCTGCCGCGTCTATCCGAACGCGACAGTCTCCGGCTATACGGCGCCCTCCACCATCGTGAAGCTCCGCCAGACTCTGGCCACCTCGAGAGCCTCCTGACCGATGGCCGAGCAGAGCGACCGATGAGCGCGAACACGCCGCACCCCTCCGCCGATCAGCCCTGCGACTTTTTCTCCGAGGAAGAGACGAAACAACTGATCAGGGCGATCCAAGCCGCAGAACTGCGCACCTCCGGCGAGATCCGCATCCATATCGAAAGCGTCTGCGACGACCCCGTCGAGCGGGCGAAGCAGGTGTTCGACGAACTCGGCATGAACGACACCGAAGAACGAAACGGCGTCCTCTTCTATCTTGCGACGGACAGCCGACTCTTCGCCGTCCTCGGCGATGCGGGAATCGACGAGCGCGTCGACGCCGGCTTCTGGGAAGGAGTCCGCGACGCGGCCCTCGACCGCTTCCGCAAAGGCGAGTTTCTTGCGGGGCTGATCGACGGCGTACGCATCGCCGGCGAGTCGCTTGCGAAACACTTTCCGCGAAGATCCGACGACGTGAACGAACTGCCGGACGAGATCAGCTTCGGCAGATAGCCCGGCGGAAACTCAGTATTCGATGCCGGGGCGGGCCTTCGTTCCGCTGTCGAAGTAGTGCCTCACCTTCGTGACGCGAGAGATCAGGTCGACGCCGGCAAGCATCTCCTCGTTCGCGCACCGCCCTGTGAGAACCAGCTCCAGGCTTCCGCCCGACGCCTTCCGATCGGAAATCAGGGCCGTCAACTCCTCGGGCGTGATCAGGCCGAAGCTCGCCGCCGTGATGATCTCGTCGAGCACCAGGAGATCGAATTCTCCCGACGCGATCGCGGACCGGACGATCGCGAGACCCCGCCCGGCTTCCCTCCTGTCTTCCTCGGTGGTTCCGAAACGGAATCGCCCGTCCGGCTGCATCCGCTCGAGCCCGGTCACCCAATGGCGCACGCCGAGCCGTTCCAGCACGTTCAACTCGTGGTGCGAATACGTCTTGTTCCCCTTGTCGAAATAGATGATGCCGACCCGCATCCCCGCGCCGAGCGCTCGTATCAGCAGCCCGAGCGCGGCCGTCGACTTCCCCTTCCCATCACCGATGTATGCCTGAATCATGTCCG comes from Candidatus Ozemobacteraceae bacterium and encodes:
- a CDS encoding glucose-1-phosphate thymidylyltransferase, which encodes MLTFSDFFKHLEGFPCPELFEQHIRGFEDLTYVWDILKRIQQGFVGKMVEPQILGIVEDGAWLKGEDIFIGRNTKVQAGAMIIGPAIIGNNVEIRHGAYIRGHVIIGDNAVVGHASELGRSILLPDAKAPHFNYVGDSILGSHVNLGAGTKLSNLKNDGTEVKVMAAGTGYKTGMRKFGAILGDGCMLGCNSVTNPGTVMAPGCRVYPNATVSGYTAPSTIVKLRQTLATSRAS
- a CDS encoding TPM domain-containing protein; the protein is MSANTPHPSADQPCDFFSEEETKQLIRAIQAAELRTSGEIRIHIESVCDDPVERAKQVFDELGMNDTEERNGVLFYLATDSRLFAVLGDAGIDERVDAGFWEGVRDAALDRFRKGEFLAGLIDGVRIAGESLAKHFPRRSDDVNELPDEISFGR
- a CDS encoding cob(I)yrinic acid a,c-diamide adenosyltransferase, with translation MIQAYIGDGKGKSTAALGLLIRALGAGMRVGIIYFDKGNKTYSHHELNVLERLGVRHWVTGLERMQPDGRFRFGTTEEDRREAGRGLAIVRSAIASGEFDLLVLDEIITAASFGLITPEELTALISDRKASGGSLELVLTGRCANEEMLAGVDLISRVTKVRHYFDSGTKARPGIEY